The following are encoded in a window of Methylicorpusculum oleiharenae genomic DNA:
- a CDS encoding EAL domain-containing protein: MPLQQLVEYFNDRLEWEHHTNFRPFIIDNGVARGLFGPVQISSELTPLRELAKPEQIAGYTAQLNVTTAEIPDLLSHELDLLLSLPAQQGINSDSIVNFDRLTRTVHMLNFLPLAHDGGFLQLDVDPRHILGVKKDHGAYFQEVISKCGLEAHNVVITLRVTSTYRAYYPALLKGLENYRERGYRLALRFDYQALGKATNDLIAALAPDFVSLSGRQLSTHQDNQLLEKLARLQLLTHKELGKTILLEIGDKQTAALARKIGFNLVQGAYFESYGHQEVKEPVRLAASGG, from the coding sequence ATGCCCTTACAACAATTAGTAGAATATTTTAATGATCGTCTGGAATGGGAACACCATACTAATTTCCGGCCTTTCATCATTGACAATGGCGTCGCCCGCGGGTTGTTCGGACCGGTCCAGATCAGCAGTGAATTAACCCCTCTGCGCGAGTTGGCAAAGCCTGAACAGATTGCCGGGTACACAGCCCAATTAAATGTAACGACGGCCGAGATCCCGGATTTATTGAGTCATGAACTGGATTTGTTGTTGTCTTTACCCGCACAGCAGGGTATCAATTCCGATTCCATCGTCAACTTTGACCGCTTGACGCGAACCGTTCATATGCTCAATTTTTTGCCACTGGCTCATGACGGCGGATTTTTGCAACTGGACGTTGATCCTCGCCATATCCTGGGTGTTAAGAAAGATCATGGCGCCTATTTCCAGGAAGTGATCAGTAAATGCGGATTGGAAGCGCATAACGTGGTCATCACGTTACGGGTCACCAGCACGTATAGAGCTTATTATCCGGCGTTGCTCAAAGGTCTGGAAAACTACCGTGAAAGAGGTTACAGGCTCGCCCTTCGCTTTGACTATCAAGCGCTGGGCAAGGCGACAAATGACTTGATTGCTGCGCTTGCCCCTGATTTTGTCAGTCTCTCCGGACGGCAACTGAGTACGCACCAGGATAATCAATTACTTGAAAAACTGGCGCGTTTACAGCTATTGACTCATAAAGAATTGGGCAAAACCATCCTGTTGGAAATTGGCGATAAACAGACCGCCGCCTTAGCCCGGAAAATTGGCTTTAATCTGGTTCAAGGCGCTTATTTTGAGTCCTACGGTCATCAAGAGGTGAAAGAACCGGTTCGTTTAGCGGCCAGTGGCGGCTAA
- a CDS encoding family 2A encapsulin nanocompartment shell protein: MSDIHQAHTALGDVAARTLSNATKTVPMMGTITPRWLVHLLQWVPVEAGIYRVNKVKSETSIAVDCSSLDEKVLPQTYVDYEEWGREYRLNAVNTVLDVHTRVADLYSSPHNQIHEQLRLTIETVKERQESELINNGEYGLLNNVAESQKVQPRNGAPTPDDLDELIARVWKEPAFFLAHPRAIAAFGREATRRGTPPPTISLFGSQFLTWRGLPLIPTDKLRIVDGKTNILLLRTGESRQGVVGLYQPNLTDELSMGLSVRFMGINHKAIASYLVSLYCSLAILTEDAIGVLENVEIGQYYDYK, from the coding sequence ATGTCAGATATTCATCAAGCCCATACCGCATTGGGCGACGTAGCCGCCCGCACCTTATCGAACGCCACCAAGACCGTGCCCATGATGGGCACCATCACCCCGCGCTGGCTGGTTCATCTGCTCCAATGGGTGCCGGTTGAAGCCGGTATTTACCGGGTCAACAAAGTTAAAAGTGAAACCAGCATTGCTGTCGACTGTTCCAGTCTGGATGAAAAAGTACTGCCGCAAACCTATGTCGATTATGAGGAATGGGGCCGTGAATACCGTTTGAATGCCGTCAACACCGTCCTTGACGTGCACACGCGCGTTGCGGATTTATACAGCAGTCCACACAATCAAATTCATGAACAGTTACGCCTGACCATAGAAACAGTCAAAGAACGTCAGGAAAGCGAGCTGATCAACAATGGCGAATACGGACTGTTGAACAATGTTGCCGAATCCCAAAAAGTTCAACCGCGCAACGGCGCACCCACGCCGGATGATTTGGACGAACTGATTGCCCGGGTTTGGAAGGAACCGGCGTTCTTTCTGGCCCACCCGCGTGCGATTGCGGCATTTGGCAGGGAAGCAACCCGTCGGGGCACGCCACCGCCCACAATCAGTTTGTTCGGTTCACAATTTTTGACGTGGCGCGGTTTGCCGTTGATTCCCACCGACAAGTTAAGGATTGTAGACGGCAAAACCAATATCTTATTGTTACGCACCGGCGAAAGCCGTCAAGGGGTTGTCGGTTTGTATCAACCTAATCTGACCGACGAATTGAGCATGGGCTTATCGGTGCGTTTTATGGGTATTAACCACAAAGCCATTGCGTCCTACCTCGTTTCGTTATATTGCTCATTGGCCATCTTGACCGAAG
- the epsC gene encoding serine O-acetyltransferase EpsC, with product MRLHSLETRRRRHHPPKLPSRKRLGQIVDNLGAVLFPNRLGLPDLTDEGIDYFVGHTLDTLLRELNQQILLELQFIAEEQKSQGDTVKQAAVITHEFATRLPRVRTLIDSDIQAAYEGDPAARSSDEVLVCYPGILAILHHRLAHLLYKLGAPLVARIITEIAHSATGIDIHPGAQIADSFFIDHGTGVVIGETAVIGRHVRLYQAVTLGAKRFDKDEQGLLVKGHARHPIVEDDVVIYAGATILGRITIGRGSTIGGNVWLTHSVAPGSHISQAQVRSELFEGGGGI from the coding sequence TTGCGTCTGCACTCTTTGGAAACGCGTCGCCGCCGCCATCACCCGCCAAAGCTGCCGTCTCGCAAGCGCTTGGGTCAGATTGTCGATAACCTAGGGGCCGTGCTGTTTCCCAATCGCTTGGGTCTGCCCGATCTAACCGATGAAGGCATCGATTACTTCGTCGGCCACACGCTGGATACCTTGTTGCGCGAGCTCAACCAGCAGATTCTGCTGGAACTGCAATTTATCGCCGAAGAGCAAAAAAGTCAGGGGGATACGGTCAAACAAGCCGCGGTCATCACCCATGAATTTGCCACCCGCTTACCCCGTGTCAGAACCCTGATAGACAGCGATATTCAGGCTGCTTATGAAGGTGATCCGGCCGCGCGAAGCTCGGATGAAGTGCTGGTGTGCTATCCGGGCATTCTGGCCATCCTCCATCATCGTCTCGCGCACCTGCTTTATAAACTCGGCGCCCCGCTGGTCGCGCGCATCATTACCGAAATTGCCCATTCGGCCACGGGTATCGATATTCACCCCGGCGCTCAAATTGCCGACAGCTTCTTTATCGACCATGGGACGGGCGTCGTCATCGGAGAAACCGCCGTGATCGGCCGCCATGTCAGGCTCTATCAAGCCGTAACCTTAGGTGCCAAGCGCTTTGACAAAGACGAACAGGGCCTGTTGGTTAAAGGCCATGCCCGCCATCCGATTGTCGAGGATGATGTAGTCATTTATGCCGGTGCGACGATACTCGGCCGGATCACCATCGGCCGCGGCTCGACCATCGGCGGTAACGTTTGGCTGACGCACAGCGTCGCCCCCGGCAGTCACATCAGTCAGGCACAAGTGCGCAGCGAGCTGTTCGAAGGCGGGGGAGGCATTTAA
- the cysK gene encoding cysteine synthase A, translated as MAHWYPDNSQSIGNTPLVRLNRITEGAPVTLLAKIEGRNPAYSVKCRIGAAMINDAERQGLLGAGKELIEPTSGNTGIALAFVAAARGIPLTLTMPDTMSIERRKLLVAYGAKLVLTEGAQGMKGAIAKAEAIAASDPDRYILLQQFKNPANPAIHEATTGPEIWADTEGAIDILISGVGTGGTITGVSRYIKRTQHKAILSVAVEPSDSPVLSQFRNGEPLAPGPHKIQGIGAGFVPEVLDLSLVDEIESVSNEEAITYARRLAKEEGILAGISCGAAVAVAVRVAKRPEHKGKTLVVILPDSGERYLSSALFEGVFDGQGAAV; from the coding sequence ATGGCTCATTGGTATCCTGACAATTCACAATCCATCGGTAATACACCCCTGGTTAGGCTTAATCGCATTACCGAAGGTGCCCCGGTCACCTTATTGGCTAAAATCGAAGGCCGTAATCCGGCTTATTCCGTTAAATGCCGTATCGGTGCAGCCATGATCAATGACGCCGAACGCCAGGGTCTTTTAGGTGCAGGCAAAGAATTGATCGAACCGACCAGCGGCAATACCGGCATTGCCTTGGCCTTTGTTGCCGCCGCAAGAGGCATCCCGCTCACCTTGACGATGCCGGACACGATGAGTATTGAACGCCGCAAACTGCTGGTTGCTTATGGCGCCAAACTGGTCTTGACCGAAGGCGCCCAAGGCATGAAGGGGGCTATCGCCAAGGCCGAAGCAATTGCCGCGTCAGACCCTGACCGCTATATCCTGCTGCAGCAGTTCAAAAATCCTGCCAATCCCGCCATACACGAAGCGACCACGGGACCTGAAATCTGGGCCGACACCGAAGGCGCCATCGATATCCTGATCTCAGGGGTTGGCACGGGCGGCACGATCACCGGCGTTTCCCGGTATATCAAGCGTACCCAACATAAAGCGATACTGTCGGTAGCCGTCGAGCCATCCGACAGTCCCGTCCTAAGTCAGTTCCGTAACGGTGAGCCATTAGCACCCGGACCGCATAAAATTCAAGGCATCGGTGCCGGCTTCGTACCGGAAGTACTGGATTTATCCCTGGTTGATGAAATTGAATCGGTCAGCAATGAAGAGGCCATCACCTATGCCCGCCGCTTAGCGAAAGAGGAGGGCATATTAGCCGGTATTTCCTGCGGTGCCGCTGTGGCGGTCGCCGTGCGCGTCGCTAAACGCCCGGAACACAAGGGCAAAACCCTGGTGGTTATCCTGCCCGATTCCGGTGAGCGGTATTTGAGCTCAGCGCTGTTTGAAGGTGTTTTCGATGGTCAAGGCGCTGCCGTATGA